One part of the Malus sylvestris chromosome 2, drMalSylv7.2, whole genome shotgun sequence genome encodes these proteins:
- the LOC126590951 gene encoding uncharacterized protein LOC126590951 translates to MLKFLSRVRIEFNALDPRTASCLEFLAQCNARKAKESNPSCAVQVKRRTDDQPPKITVTFVNGVEQVYDATATPAQDIRNMILEKGQSLETEQMFRDAGESWPVIIPADELHQPAPGTKPKKAEEKKQ, encoded by the exons ATGTTGAAGTTCCTATCGAGAGTGAGGATCGAGTTCAATGCCTTGGACCCCCGAACGGCCTCGTGTCTGGAGTTCCTGGCGCAGTGCAACGCCCGCAAGGCCAAGGAGTCCAACCCCTCCTGCGCCGTCCAAGTCAAGCGCCGCACCGACGACCAGCCCCCCAAGATCACCGTCACCTTCGTCAACGGCGTCGAGCAGGTCTACGACGCCACCGCCACTCCCGCCCAGGACATCCGCAACATGATCCTTGAAAAGGGTCAGAGCCTCGAGACCGAGCAGATGTTCCGCGACGCCGGCGAGTCCTGGCCCGTTATAATCCCCGCCGACGAGCTCCACCAACCGGCCCCCGGCACCAAG CCGAAGAAAGCGGAAGAGAAAAAGCAGTAA